Part of the Bacteroidota bacterium genome, GTTAGACATGAGCGAAGGAACATCTCATTGGCATCTTTCAAATGCGAGAAAATTATTGAAACAAAAAATTGAAAATACAAAAAAATAATTCTTAATAAATGGCTGATAATAAAAAACATATTGATGATTTTATCAAATCAAAGATGAATAATTATCAACCCTCATTTTCTCCTTCACATTGGGATAAAATGAAAACTTCATTATCAGGAAACAGTGTTAGTAAATTAGTATTCTTAAAGTCAAAAGCATTTAAGAAAATCTCTTATGTGGCTGCTTCAATATTGATTTTAGCTTTTACTTATTTTATTTTATTCAATCAAAACAACAGCAAAGAAGAAGTTGCAAAAGAAAAAATTTCGCAAACAAAAGAAGTAAAAACAAGAAAAAGAATAGCACAAAGCTCAAAAACATCATTAGAAAAAAAGGAAATACAATTATCAAAAAACAACATTTCAAAAGTTAAAAAAGCAAAGAATAAAAGCACAAATAAAAAATCAGATAATTTCAATTCCATAGTATTAAAAACAAAAAAAGCAAGTTCACAACAAAAATTTGACAATAAATTCGTCAATCAAACTAAAGAAACTCCAATTCCACAATTCACAAAAATATCTACCTTAGCTATGGATATTGTTTTGCAAAGAGCAATGATATTTTCTTTTTTAAATGAAACAAAAGATTCAACAAAACTTTCGCAAGTACATGTAGTTATCCCTACGCCACGGTCAAAGAAAAAGAAAAACATTTCATTATCTTTTGGTTTAGCGAATGATTATTTTGACCTCGCAAGTAACATATCTTATGAGGGCTATCTTTATCAAAATAAAAATAAAAGCTATATATCTCCCGGATTTTTTGTTACATTCAGAACAAATAAAAAAATCAATTTTAAAAGCGGATTTTCATATACCAATAAAAAATACAAAATTGATTACAATAATATTTCCACACCTTTATCCCCATTAAAGCCTACTTTTTCTGATATTGATTTAAAATATTTTGAAGTCCCAATTCTTTTAACCTACAAATACTTTAGTTCTGAGAATATTAATCTGACAATTTCATCTGGAATTGTTTCAAGTTTTTTAGTTATGCACAGCAACCAAACACTTTATTTTGATAATTCTTCAAGCAAAGAACCATTTTCAAATTACAAAAATATCAGAATAAATCCAACACTTAGCACTGACATCAACTACCTATTATTTAATGACTTAAGCATAGTGTTTTCACCAACAATACGATTGAATACAAGTGGTGGACTGATAGAAGGAAATACAAAAGAACACGACATTTTTGAATTAAAAAAAATATTAACTGGCATTTATGTTGGTATTAACTATAAATTTTAAATATCTTTGACCATGAAAAAACTCTTACTATTTAGTGTTATACTAACATTTTTAATAGAAGCAAGGGCACAAGATCCCCAATTCACGCAATTTTATGCAAATCCAATTTATTTAAATCCAGCTTTTGCAGGTACATCAGGAGGTCCCAGATTTGCAATGAACTACAGAAACCAATGGCCAAGTATTGGAGCTTCTTTTGTTACTTACACAGCTTCCTATGACCAACATTTTGATGTAATAGGTGGTGGTATTGGTTTTCAAGCCCTTTACGACCAAGCAGGTGATGGAGAATTATCCACAACAAAAGCAAATTTCATGTACTCATATCATTTGCGTGTAAGCAAAAAATTTTCAATAAAAGCAGGATTACAAGCATCAATAACTAAAAAGAGTTTAGATTTTAATAAATTACTTTGGAGAGATCAAATTGACAACCGCTTAGGTTTTATTTATAACACTCAAGAACCACTTCCTAATACAAATGGAAAAACAGAAATTGAACCTTTCACTGATTTTTCAGCAGGTATTTTAGGATTTACAAAGAAGTTCTATGCAGGCTTTGCAGTTCACCATATTAACGAACCCGAACAATCATTTTTAGGAAACCCAGGCAGTACCCTTCCTATGAAAATGACAGGACACATAGGAATGTTGATTCCAATGGACAAAGAAAGAGAACATAAATCATTTTTCTCACCAAATATTTTATACCAAAAGCAAGATCACTTTATGCAATTAAATGTAGGTGCATACTATATAAATAAGTTTTTTATAACAGGGGTTTGGTATCGTCAAACATCCGTTAACAGTGATGCAGTCATGGCACTTATAGGCGTAAAGAAAGATCAGCTAAAATTCGGATATAGTTATGATATTACAATTTCTGATGTCAATAAAGCTTCATTAGGAAGTCATGAAATTTCATTAATTGTAGAAATGAAAGTTTATAAAAGACCTCCTCCTAAGCATTGGCAAAGATTAGATTGTCCTGATTTTTAATTTTGTTTTTGATTTGGAAATAACGTTCTAAAAGTTGTAACTTGCATAAGTTCATTAAAAAATTAAAAAAAATGAAAAGATTAGTCGTTTTAATATTTATATTTATCAGTCTGGGATTAAAAGCTCAAGATCCTGAATTCACACAATTTTATGCAAATCCACTTTACTTGAATCCTGCATTTGCAGGAACAGCTCAAGGTCCACGATTGATAATGAACTATAGAAATCAATGGCCATCACTACAGTCATCTTTTGTAACTTATGCCGCATCATGGGATCAACATTTTGATAAGCTTGCAGGAGGAATTGGAGCACAAGTAATGTATGACCGTGCAGGAGATGGAGAACTTTCTACATATCAAGGAAGCTTTATTTACTCTTATCACCTTAATCTTTCACCAAAATTTTCTATCAAAGCAGGATTGCAGACAAGTATCCAACAAAAAACCATAGATTTTAGTAAACTTATTTTTGGCGATATGATTCATCCTCGCCAAGGAGTTGTCCGCGAAACTCAGGAAAACCTTCCTGCTCCCGGATTTTATAAAATGAATCCATTTCTTGATTTCTCTGCAGGAATTATGGCTTTTACAAAACGATTTTATGCAGGAGCTGCAGTACATCATATTAACAAACCTAAACAAAGTTTTTTAGATGATCCTTCATCAATACTTAACAGAAAATATACTTCCCACATTGGAATGATGATTCCTCTTGAGAATTCACGATTTCCTACTAAATTTTTCTCTCCAAACATTCTTTTTCAAATGCAGGATAATTTTATGCAATTCAATGTAGGAGCATATTTTATTAAAGATTATTTTATTAGTGGAATTTGGTTTCGTCAAACATCTGCTAATTTTGATGCAGTAATGGCGTTGATTGGAATTAAAAAAGACCCTGTTAAAATTGGATACAGCTATGACATCACTTTTTCAGAAGCTCGTTTTGGAGCACGTGGCAGTCATGAAATTTCTCTAATATTTGAATTAGATTCTCGCGATAGAGTTCCTTCTACAAAATGGAGAAAAATGCAATGTCCCGATTTTTAGTATCGTATTTCTAATATTCGTGTCCTTTTTGTAAAAAATATATAAAGAACAAAAACTGACATATATTCACAGATTTCAAACTGCCTTTGGTAGTTTGCGTTGTAAAAATTTATTAGAGTAAATTCATTTTAATCTGTGAATCTGTGGCAGTTATTCTATTCCAGTTTATCCGGGTTAGGACAGTAGCAGTATAATGCAAAAACTCACGATTAATCTCAAACACAGCAAAATGTAGAGAACACAAAAAATAAAAAACCCCGCCAAAAAGAAAATGACGAGGTTTATTCATAATGAAAAATAATATTTTTTTATACTATCTCTAAAAGCAACTGTTCCCTCGTAACCTTGTCATCTAAACTTACGTGTATCTCTTTAACCTTCCCACTAACTTTGGAAGTTATTATATTGTCCATTTTCATTGCTTCAAGAATAAAAAGTTTTTGACCATTTTTTACATCCTTCCCTTCTTTTACATAAATCTTTTTTATAGTACCGGGAATAAATGCAGTTACTTTTTTATCATCTTTTGGCTTATATATTTCCCTTTCTCTAAACTTCTTTGTCAATAGAGTTTTATATTTTGCCGTATGTATCTTAAAAGTAGTATATTTTACTTCTTTAGCATCTTGTTTTGCCATAATTTATATTTTAAAACGGTGGAATTCCATGTTTTCTCTCAGGTACTTCTACTGATTTATTAGTAGAAATTTCTAAAGCATGAATTAAAAATTTTCTTGTTTCATCAGGTTCTATTACCGCATCAATATATCCATAAGCAGCAGCAACATAAGGATTCGCAAACTTTTTAATATATTCCTTAACTTTTTGCTGTCTGAATTTTTCAGGATCATCAGCCTCTTGAATCTCCTTTCTAAAGATAATATTTGCTGCACCCTCAGGACCCATAACTGCAATTTCGGCAGTAGGCCATGCAAACACAAAGTCAGCTTTTAAATGATTAGAACACATAGCGATGTATCCTCCACCATAAGCTTTTCGAGTTATTACTGTGATTTTTGGAATCGTTGCTTCTGAATATGCATACAATACTTTGGCTCCATGCCTGATAACACCTGCATGCTCCTGATCAACACCAGGCAAATATCCAGGTAAATCAACAAGTGTTACTAAAGGAATATTAAATGCATCACAATACCTAATAAACCTCGCTGCTTTATCGGAAGAATCGACATCAAGAACACCTGCTAAAACAAGTGGTTGATTAGCTACAAAGCCAACAGTTTCACCATTTAATCTTGCAAATCCTATAACAATATTCTGAGCAAATAACTCCATCACTTCCAGAAAATCAGAATCATCACATACTGCTCTAATAATATCCCTTACATCATAAGGCTGTTTTTTGTTTGTAGGAAAAACATTCTGAATTTTATATTGCCTTGTTTTGGGAGATTTTTTTACAAATGGTTCTGCTTTTTTAGTATTGTTCCAAGGAATAAAACTAGTCAATCTTTTAACTTGCTCAAAACATTCCATTTCACTCTCAGCAAAAAAATGTGCATTCCCTGTTTTTTCTGCATGTACCCTTGCCCCTCCAAGTTCTTCCATTGAAATTTCTTCCCCAAGAACAGTTTTTATTACTGCAGGTCCTGTGATAAACATTTTTGAAATATTTTCCACAACAAATACAAAGTCAGTTAAAGCAGGTGAGTAAACAGCCCCTCCTGCACATGGTCCGAGTATTACAGTGATTTGAGGAATTACTCCTGAAGCACGTGTGTTTCTATAAAATATTTCACCATAACCGGCAAGTGAGTTAACACCTTCCTGAATACGGGCACCTCCAGAATCGTTAATTCCAATCAAAGGTACTTTTAATCTCATAGCATGATCCATGATTTTGGTAATCTTTTTTGCATGCATATTTCCCAAA contains:
- a CDS encoding outer membrane beta-barrel protein; translation: MADNKKHIDDFIKSKMNNYQPSFSPSHWDKMKTSLSGNSVSKLVFLKSKAFKKISYVAASILILAFTYFILFNQNNSKEEVAKEKISQTKEVKTRKRIAQSSKTSLEKKEIQLSKNNISKVKKAKNKSTNKKSDNFNSIVLKTKKASSQQKFDNKFVNQTKETPIPQFTKISTLAMDIVLQRAMIFSFLNETKDSTKLSQVHVVIPTPRSKKKKNISLSFGLANDYFDLASNISYEGYLYQNKNKSYISPGFFVTFRTNKKINFKSGFSYTNKKYKIDYNNISTPLSPLKPTFSDIDLKYFEVPILLTYKYFSSENINLTISSGIVSSFLVMHSNQTLYFDNSSSKEPFSNYKNIRINPTLSTDINYLLFNDLSIVFSPTIRLNTSGGLIEGNTKEHDIFELKKILTGIYVGINYKF
- a CDS encoding type IX secretion system membrane protein PorP/SprF; its protein translation is MKKLLLFSVILTFLIEARAQDPQFTQFYANPIYLNPAFAGTSGGPRFAMNYRNQWPSIGASFVTYTASYDQHFDVIGGGIGFQALYDQAGDGELSTTKANFMYSYHLRVSKKFSIKAGLQASITKKSLDFNKLLWRDQIDNRLGFIYNTQEPLPNTNGKTEIEPFTDFSAGILGFTKKFYAGFAVHHINEPEQSFLGNPGSTLPMKMTGHIGMLIPMDKEREHKSFFSPNILYQKQDHFMQLNVGAYYINKFFITGVWYRQTSVNSDAVMALIGVKKDQLKFGYSYDITISDVNKASLGSHEISLIVEMKVYKRPPPKHWQRLDCPDF
- a CDS encoding type IX secretion system membrane protein PorP/SprF yields the protein MKRLVVLIFIFISLGLKAQDPEFTQFYANPLYLNPAFAGTAQGPRLIMNYRNQWPSLQSSFVTYAASWDQHFDKLAGGIGAQVMYDRAGDGELSTYQGSFIYSYHLNLSPKFSIKAGLQTSIQQKTIDFSKLIFGDMIHPRQGVVRETQENLPAPGFYKMNPFLDFSAGIMAFTKRFYAGAAVHHINKPKQSFLDDPSSILNRKYTSHIGMMIPLENSRFPTKFFSPNILFQMQDNFMQFNVGAYFIKDYFISGIWFRQTSANFDAVMALIGIKKDPVKIGYSYDITFSEARFGARGSHEISLIFELDSRDRVPSTKWRKMQCPDF
- a CDS encoding acetyl-CoA carboxylase biotin carboxyl carrier protein subunit, which codes for MAKQDAKEVKYTTFKIHTAKYKTLLTKKFREREIYKPKDDKKVTAFIPGTIKKIYVKEGKDVKNGQKLFILEAMKMDNIITSKVSGKVKEIHVSLDDKVTREQLLLEIV
- a CDS encoding acyl-CoA carboxylase subunit beta, yielding MSIRSTTIELKKRIQGVSKGGGDKAIEKQKAGGKLTARERIVALLDPNSFHEYDMFVKHVGTDFDMDKKELPGDGVITGTGTIYGYPICIYAQDFTVAGGSLGNMHAKKITKIMDHAMRLKVPLIGINDSGGARIQEGVNSLAGYGEIFYRNTRASGVIPQITVILGPCAGGAVYSPALTDFVFVVENISKMFITGPAVIKTVLGEEISMEELGGARVHAEKTGNAHFFAESEMECFEQVKRLTSFIPWNNTKKAEPFVKKSPKTRQYKIQNVFPTNKKQPYDVRDIIRAVCDDSDFLEVMELFAQNIVIGFARLNGETVGFVANQPLVLAGVLDVDSSDKAARFIRYCDAFNIPLVTLVDLPGYLPGVDQEHAGVIRHGAKVLYAYSEATIPKITVITRKAYGGGYIAMCSNHLKADFVFAWPTAEIAVMGPEGAANIIFRKEIQEADDPEKFRQQKVKEYIKKFANPYVAAAYGYIDAVIEPDETRKFLIHALEISTNKSVEVPERKHGIPPF